One segment of Leuconostoc lactis DNA contains the following:
- the thiW gene encoding energy coupling factor transporter S component ThiW codes for MATTITAGLGSKRTVRKMALAGVLTALSFATSSVVVLPNMAPFQHFFNVITAVLLGPWYAIAVAFLTGSLRMILAGRPILAIVGAVIGAGLAGFLYRWTGKYSAAVIGEVIGTGVISAIVAVPLMNVLYHAHIPSLFFYIPFFVPAATFGAVLGYLFLKVTQKTGLLGRLMDRF; via the coding sequence GTGGCAACGACGATAACAGCAGGGCTTGGTTCTAAGCGAACCGTACGAAAAATGGCGTTAGCAGGTGTGCTAACAGCCTTATCATTTGCGACATCTAGTGTCGTGGTGCTCCCCAATATGGCACCGTTTCAACATTTTTTTAATGTCATCACAGCGGTGTTGTTAGGGCCTTGGTATGCGATTGCCGTGGCGTTTTTGACCGGTAGTTTGCGGATGATTTTGGCAGGGCGTCCAATTTTGGCGATTGTTGGGGCTGTGATTGGTGCGGGCTTGGCCGGTTTTTTATATCGCTGGACCGGCAAGTATAGTGCGGCGGTGATTGGTGAAGTGATTGGGACTGGGGTGATTTCAGCGATAGTGGCCGTGCCACTGATGAATGTACTATATCATGCCCATATACCAAGCCTTTTCTTTTATATCCCTTTCTTTGTACCCGCCGCAACTTTCGGGGCTGTGTTAGGCTACTTATTCTTAAAAGTGACCCAAAAAACTGGCCTATTGGGCCGTTTAATGGATCGTTTCTAA
- a CDS encoding M3 family oligoendopeptidase, whose protein sequence is MVYSQTWDLDSIYPGGITSPELANKYQAVAQDIQIFAQQVAQAQPSAETIADLSDLAQKIGSGLGTISIFINGWASVDYGNSAYGPHFDKLGQLFVAFAAPMNQFKKLLLQLDDTEFADALATERLRPIQFYLTELRTDAKRLLDDHTEALINQFDLDGQQAWSQHYDTISAGLSLTYTDAEDGQKRQISAGQALNMLDGEPNNETRANIMASYEKMWASAENLTADTLNHLAGFRLTNQKAHGYQSHLEQPLEMNRMSQATLDAMWAVVDANKAMFKPYFERKKQLLGLEKLGWQDQVAPLTHVGDYQPTDVSYDDAAAFIIEQFGKFSPKMADFAKMAFDKRWIEAENRPGKQPGGYMESVPDLHESRIFLTYTGSVNDAATIAHELGHAFHSAQLVDLPLWRDAYAMNVAETASTFAELIVNDANVRGAKSDAEKLVLLDAKMTNPIAMFLNIHARFLFEDAFYTERQNGVVTPQRLNELMDAAQEAAFDGMLEVRHPHFWSSKLHFFIDSVPFYNFPYTFGYLFSAGIYARAQQDGANFEDKYIALLRDTANMTAEELAKKHLDVDLTQPDFWQAGADLIKQDIDEFLQLSEQFV, encoded by the coding sequence ATGGTGTATTCACAGACATGGGATTTAGACAGTATTTATCCCGGCGGCATTACGTCTCCAGAACTGGCAAACAAGTACCAGGCTGTTGCGCAAGATATTCAAATCTTTGCACAACAGGTCGCTCAAGCCCAGCCATCTGCCGAGACGATTGCTGATTTGTCTGATTTAGCACAAAAAATCGGTTCTGGCTTAGGGACGATTAGTATTTTCATTAATGGTTGGGCATCAGTTGATTACGGTAACAGTGCTTACGGCCCTCATTTTGACAAACTTGGGCAACTCTTTGTCGCTTTTGCGGCACCTATGAATCAATTTAAAAAACTGTTATTGCAACTTGATGACACTGAATTTGCAGATGCTCTGGCAACAGAACGTTTGCGTCCCATTCAATTCTATCTCACCGAGCTACGCACTGATGCCAAGCGCTTACTAGATGATCACACCGAAGCCTTAATTAATCAATTTGATTTAGATGGGCAACAAGCTTGGTCCCAACATTATGATACGATTTCGGCTGGTCTATCCCTAACTTATACGGATGCCGAAGATGGCCAAAAGCGACAAATTTCTGCTGGTCAAGCCTTGAACATGTTAGATGGTGAACCTAACAACGAAACACGTGCCAACATTATGGCGAGCTACGAAAAAATGTGGGCCAGTGCCGAAAATCTCACCGCCGATACGCTCAATCATTTAGCCGGTTTCCGTTTAACGAACCAAAAGGCTCATGGCTACCAGTCACATCTTGAACAACCACTCGAAATGAACCGTATGTCACAGGCCACTTTGGATGCGATGTGGGCCGTCGTGGATGCCAACAAGGCGATGTTTAAACCCTACTTTGAACGAAAGAAGCAACTTTTGGGTCTTGAAAAGCTCGGCTGGCAAGACCAAGTTGCGCCTTTAACGCATGTTGGCGATTACCAACCAACCGACGTGTCTTATGATGATGCCGCAGCTTTCATTATTGAACAATTCGGAAAATTTTCACCTAAAATGGCTGATTTTGCTAAAATGGCTTTTGATAAACGCTGGATTGAAGCGGAGAACCGACCAGGTAAACAACCCGGCGGTTACATGGAATCTGTTCCTGACTTACATGAATCACGTATTTTCTTAACGTATACGGGCTCTGTTAATGATGCGGCGACAATTGCCCATGAGTTGGGACACGCCTTCCACTCGGCACAACTTGTTGACCTACCACTTTGGCGCGATGCCTATGCCATGAACGTAGCCGAAACGGCATCCACGTTCGCTGAACTCATTGTCAATGATGCCAATGTTCGCGGTGCAAAGTCTGACGCTGAAAAGCTGGTACTGTTAGATGCTAAAATGACCAATCCGATTGCGATGTTTTTAAATATCCATGCGCGCTTCCTATTTGAAGACGCTTTTTATACCGAACGTCAAAACGGGGTTGTGACGCCACAACGTTTGAACGAATTAATGGATGCTGCGCAAGAAGCTGCTTTTGATGGCATGTTAGAGGTGCGCCATCCTCACTTCTGGTCATCAAAACTCCACTTCTTCATTGATTCTGTCCCATTCTATAACTTCCCTTATACCTTCGGTTATCTCTTCTCAGCGGGTATTTACGCGCGTGCCCAACAAGATGGAGCTAATTTTGAAGATAAATATATCGCATTGCTACGAGATACGGCTAATATGACCGCTGAAGAACTTGCCAAAAAGCATCTCGATGTTGATTTGACGCAACCTGACTTCTGGCAAGCTGGGGCTGACTTAATTAAGCAAGATATCGATGAATTCCTTCAACTATCAGAACAATTCGTTTAA
- the thiD gene encoding bifunctional hydroxymethylpyrimidine kinase/phosphomethylpyrimidine kinase — MVNETPQVMTIAGTDSSGGAGMTADLNTFAAHGIYGANVVVSVTAQNTLGVQHVHMLPQDMVMAQLQSVADDLAIRAVKTGMLGDAATVETVAQGLQQFDFGPLILDPVMVAKGGAQLLSDEAVATVRTTLMPLATLITPNIPEAEVLTGLTIQSPSDIMAAADRLHSFGTKNILIKGGHGNARKVTDYVRLENGEHFWLQTTRFDTPRTHGTGDTISAAITAQLGLGVTLKTAIIHAKAYVDATIRDGIAVGHGHGPLNHFPKVTAENQPEVYDDI; from the coding sequence ATGGTCAATGAAACCCCACAAGTCATGACAATTGCAGGTACTGATTCTAGTGGTGGCGCGGGTATGACCGCTGATTTAAATACCTTTGCTGCACATGGCATTTATGGTGCGAATGTTGTCGTATCCGTGACTGCGCAAAATACATTGGGTGTCCAACACGTGCATATGCTACCCCAAGACATGGTGATGGCGCAACTCCAATCGGTAGCAGACGATTTGGCAATTCGCGCGGTAAAAACAGGGATGCTCGGTGATGCAGCCACGGTTGAAACAGTCGCACAAGGACTACAGCAATTTGATTTTGGGCCGTTAATTTTAGACCCAGTGATGGTGGCTAAAGGTGGTGCCCAGTTACTTTCGGATGAAGCCGTGGCAACTGTGCGGACAACATTGATGCCGTTAGCCACTTTAATTACCCCAAATATTCCTGAAGCTGAGGTTTTAACTGGTCTCACAATTCAATCGCCAAGTGACATCATGGCAGCAGCTGACAGGTTGCATAGTTTTGGAACGAAAAATATTTTAATTAAAGGTGGCCATGGCAATGCGCGTAAGGTGACAGACTATGTGCGCTTAGAAAATGGCGAACATTTTTGGTTGCAAACAACACGGTTTGATACGCCCAGAACCCATGGCACTGGCGATACAATTTCAGCAGCAATTACTGCCCAACTAGGGTTGGGCGTGACGCTGAAAACAGCGATTATTCATGCCAAAGCGTATGTCGATGCCACAATTCGTGATGGTATTGCAGTCGGTCATGGGCATGGGCCATTGAACCATTTTCCAAAAGTGACGGCTGAGAATCAGCCGGAGGTGTATGATGACATTTGA
- the thiE gene encoding thiamine phosphate synthase has product MTFDPTVLARYFVCGTQDVANEIVFWDVLTQALQSGITLFQYREKGPGALTGNDKLRVAQQVRELTRQYDVPLIIDDDVALAYVVHADGVHFGQGDGEPVENIQAAGDLVVGISVSNQQEYARIAHLAGIDHIGIGPVYPTTSKADAKPAIGVTGLQTLVATSQWPSVAIGGIQADNLADVLATGVAGAAVISMISQSQDIAATLAFWQQLTTKKET; this is encoded by the coding sequence ATGACATTTGACCCAACAGTATTAGCACGCTATTTTGTCTGTGGCACACAAGACGTGGCCAATGAGATAGTTTTTTGGGATGTGTTGACCCAAGCACTACAGTCAGGCATTACGCTGTTCCAATATCGGGAAAAAGGGCCTGGTGCTTTGACGGGGAATGATAAATTACGGGTGGCACAGCAGGTGCGTGAGTTAACCCGGCAATACGATGTACCGTTAATCATCGATGATGATGTGGCTTTGGCGTATGTCGTTCATGCGGATGGGGTGCATTTTGGGCAGGGAGATGGTGAGCCAGTTGAAAATATCCAAGCTGCCGGTGACCTTGTGGTTGGTATTTCGGTATCTAATCAGCAAGAATATGCGCGAATTGCGCACCTAGCCGGTATTGATCATATCGGCATTGGTCCTGTTTATCCAACAACTAGTAAGGCTGATGCCAAACCGGCTATTGGCGTTACGGGATTACAGACATTAGTGGCGACAAGCCAGTGGCCAAGTGTGGCCATTGGTGGGATTCAAGCAGATAACCTAGCTGATGTCTTAGCAACTGGTGTTGCCGGTGCGGCGGTAATTAGTATGATTAGTCAGAGTCAAGATATTGCAGCAACGCTGGCATTTTGGCAACAACTCACCACAAAAAAAGAGACATAA
- a CDS encoding alpha/beta hydrolase, which translates to MQNLVKWLLGFVLVMIVILVVAGQYFFHVAQVRDPKSHQPDALRQKDDPLYRYEHAFLARDKQVWYETTADGLKLDAWYVPAAQKTNKTAILAHGWHNNKTTMAIYGELFHELGYNVLIPDNRAHGQSQGKIIGYGWRDRRDYIQWLNQIIARNGQDSDIVMYGMSMGAATVLSTSGEADLPKQVKAVIADSSYTSLLEEIKHEAGEMYHLPWFPLVNVVSGISKLRAGYFYAEASPLKQVAKSKTPTFLIHGDADTFVPTKMVYPLYEALKVPKALWVTSGSKHVQSFHDHPQAYRDKIQAFLAQYDQ; encoded by the coding sequence ATGCAAAACTTAGTCAAATGGCTACTCGGCTTTGTATTGGTGATGATTGTGATTTTGGTAGTCGCCGGACAATATTTTTTCCACGTCGCCCAAGTGCGGGATCCAAAATCGCATCAGCCGGATGCATTACGTCAAAAAGATGATCCACTGTATCGCTATGAACATGCTTTTTTAGCACGTGACAAGCAAGTCTGGTATGAAACCACTGCTGACGGGCTTAAGCTTGATGCTTGGTATGTCCCAGCGGCACAAAAAACCAATAAAACGGCCATTTTGGCACATGGTTGGCATAATAATAAAACGACCATGGCGATTTATGGTGAATTATTCCATGAGTTAGGCTACAACGTGTTAATTCCAGATAACCGCGCGCACGGGCAATCACAAGGTAAAATCATTGGCTATGGTTGGCGTGATCGGCGTGACTATATCCAATGGTTGAACCAAATCATTGCCCGCAATGGCCAAGATTCAGATATTGTCATGTATGGGATGAGCATGGGTGCGGCCACGGTCTTATCCACTTCTGGTGAGGCTGACTTGCCTAAGCAAGTCAAGGCCGTGATTGCTGATTCGTCGTATACAAGTTTACTGGAGGAAATCAAACACGAAGCCGGTGAAATGTATCATTTACCGTGGTTCCCACTGGTAAATGTTGTTTCCGGTATTTCTAAGTTACGCGCCGGTTACTTTTATGCGGAGGCTAGTCCGCTTAAGCAAGTGGCTAAAAGCAAGACGCCGACGTTCTTGATTCATGGCGACGCGGATACGTTTGTCCCAACCAAAATGGTCTATCCATTGTACGAGGCCCTCAAGGTACCAAAAGCACTTTGGGTCACTTCTGGTTCAAAGCATGTGCAAAGTTTCCACGATCACCCACAGGCCTATCGTGATAAGATTCAAGCTTTCTTAGCGCAGTATGATCAATAA
- the thiM gene encoding hydroxyethylthiazole kinase, which produces MDLKTLKTTSPLVFNYANYVTPQFVANVINVVGGSPIMAREIAEFPDLVNVSDAVVINTGTWRRAELLETIKLAQLANQAKKVVVLDPVAVGIPSRSVPVKAVMTDAKVDIIRGNAAEIAWFAGIDFASQGIDATGDGDLLTIAQQAAKKTGAIIAMSGAMDVVSDGMTTQTIAVDVPLLATNVGTGDALSALIGAFNGDEISVTNTVRAMAMMKLAGVQAAKTVTTPGYFVNQVLDELYLLTADALETFVAQEVKNGQ; this is translated from the coding sequence ATGGATTTAAAAACTTTAAAAACAACATCGCCTTTGGTGTTTAACTATGCCAACTATGTGACGCCCCAATTTGTGGCTAATGTTATCAACGTGGTTGGTGGTTCGCCAATTATGGCCCGCGAGATTGCTGAATTTCCAGATTTAGTGAACGTCAGTGATGCCGTGGTGATTAATACAGGCACTTGGCGTCGGGCAGAATTACTGGAAACCATTAAATTAGCGCAATTGGCTAACCAAGCCAAAAAAGTTGTGGTCTTGGACCCAGTGGCAGTTGGGATACCATCGCGTAGTGTGCCTGTTAAAGCGGTGATGACAGATGCCAAAGTTGATATTATTCGCGGTAATGCAGCGGAAATTGCCTGGTTTGCTGGTATTGATTTTGCTAGTCAGGGCATTGATGCCACCGGTGATGGCGATTTACTCACGATTGCACAGCAGGCTGCCAAAAAAACTGGCGCCATCATTGCGATGAGTGGGGCCATGGACGTCGTGAGCGATGGGATGACAACGCAAACCATTGCCGTTGATGTCCCCTTATTGGCCACAAACGTGGGAACGGGCGATGCGCTTTCTGCTTTGATTGGTGCTTTTAACGGCGATGAGATATCAGTTACCAATACGGTACGGGCCATGGCGATGATGAAGTTAGCTGGTGTTCAGGCTGCAAAAACAGTCACAACCCCTGGTTATTTTGTCAATCAAGTCTTAGATGAACTCTACTTATTGACAGCAGACGCATTAGAAACATTTGTGGCACAAGAGGTGAAAAATGGTCAATGA
- the proB gene encoding glutamate 5-kinase, which produces MSEVVDQAPIAKQWRRVVVKVGTSSIVDAAGEIKYPVINRLAQTLTQLEQTGYEVILVTSGAIGVALKQMHQTKRPTEIPAQQALAAIGQSYLMAIYNQSFAFYQQHVGQVLLTYDVFHNKQMLRHTIDAIAAMLQQRVIPIINENDVIAVDELDHQHSFGDNDRLAAMVTHETNADALIVLSDIDALYTANPHVDPTAQPIPLVTAVTDSLRAGARGSSTLGTGGMATKLVAADYLLQHGRQMVLINGENPATILEVLAGEPVGTLFKGE; this is translated from the coding sequence ATGTCAGAAGTGGTTGATCAAGCGCCAATAGCCAAGCAGTGGCGGCGTGTCGTTGTTAAAGTGGGCACGAGTAGTATTGTCGATGCGGCCGGTGAAATTAAATATCCTGTCATCAACCGGTTAGCCCAAACCTTAACCCAGCTCGAACAAACTGGGTATGAGGTGATTTTAGTGACATCTGGTGCCATTGGTGTGGCCCTCAAACAAATGCATCAAACAAAACGCCCAACAGAAATTCCAGCCCAGCAGGCCTTAGCCGCGATTGGTCAAAGTTATTTGATGGCGATTTATAATCAAAGTTTTGCGTTTTATCAGCAACACGTGGGTCAAGTCCTGTTGACTTATGATGTGTTTCATAACAAGCAAATGTTACGCCATACCATCGATGCCATTGCGGCCATGTTGCAGCAGCGTGTGATTCCAATCATCAACGAAAATGATGTGATTGCTGTCGATGAGTTGGATCACCAACATTCATTTGGCGATAATGACCGCCTTGCCGCCATGGTAACGCATGAGACGAATGCTGATGCGTTGATTGTCTTAAGCGATATCGATGCACTGTATACGGCCAATCCGCACGTTGACCCAACAGCACAACCCATTCCGTTGGTAACCGCGGTGACGGATAGTCTACGCGCCGGTGCACGGGGATCGTCAACGCTTGGGACAGGTGGGATGGCCACCAAGTTAGTGGCAGCCGATTATTTGTTGCAGCATGGGCGACAAATGGTATTGATTAATGGCGAAAATCCGGCTACGATTTTAGAAGTCTTAGCGGGCGAGCCAGTTGGCACATTGTTTAAGGGGGAATAA
- a CDS encoding glutamate-5-semialdehyde dehydrogenase has translation MALSVQEMGQRAKKATAQVAGLSLATRNALLKNMGAALLMRQDEIIAANQQDLAEYGASLSRPMQKRLTLDSDALTAIAESLVAVATLPDPLAGPYDTWENHAGLKIVKKIVPLGVVAMIYEARPNVTVDAAALALKSGNAVILRGGKEAIHSNTVLATILRDVLIDQNLNPDIIQLITDTTHESVNTLLHMREAIDVLIPRGSAAFIDYVVANATVPVIETGAGNTHIFVDASADQAAALRIIHNAKTQKPAVCNAAEKLLIHEAIAQEFLPKIADDLIAARVALRGDQASLGIDGRLTPASDADWDTEYNDLVMGIKIVPDVTAAINWVNAHTTHHSETIISQDSDNIAAFMNQVDAAVVYQNASSRFTDGFEFGFGAEIGISTQKLHARGPMGLPALTTIKYEVFGDGQIRA, from the coding sequence ATGGCATTAAGTGTACAAGAAATGGGGCAACGTGCCAAAAAGGCCACAGCACAAGTTGCGGGGTTGTCTTTGGCGACCCGAAACGCCTTACTTAAAAATATGGGTGCCGCCTTGTTGATGCGCCAAGACGAAATTATCGCAGCCAATCAACAAGATTTGGCCGAGTACGGGGCGAGTTTGAGTCGGCCGATGCAAAAGCGATTGACACTGGATTCAGACGCCTTAACGGCGATTGCTGAGTCGTTGGTTGCCGTTGCTACCTTGCCAGATCCGCTCGCTGGTCCTTATGACACGTGGGAAAATCATGCGGGTTTGAAGATTGTGAAAAAAATTGTGCCGTTGGGCGTGGTGGCGATGATTTATGAAGCACGGCCCAATGTCACCGTGGATGCGGCTGCCTTAGCTTTGAAGTCGGGCAATGCTGTCATTTTGCGTGGCGGTAAAGAGGCGATTCACAGTAATACAGTGCTAGCCACGATTTTACGGGATGTGCTGATTGATCAAAACTTAAACCCAGATATTATCCAACTTATCACAGATACCACCCACGAATCAGTTAACACGCTACTACATATGCGTGAGGCCATTGACGTTTTGATTCCACGGGGCTCAGCTGCTTTCATTGATTATGTGGTGGCCAATGCGACCGTCCCTGTGATTGAAACCGGTGCGGGTAACACGCATATTTTTGTGGATGCCTCTGCTGATCAAGCCGCTGCTTTACGGATTATTCATAATGCGAAAACGCAAAAACCAGCTGTTTGTAACGCGGCTGAAAAACTATTAATCCATGAAGCGATTGCTCAAGAATTTTTACCAAAAATTGCGGATGATTTAATTGCCGCACGGGTGGCGTTGCGCGGTGATCAAGCCAGTTTGGGGATTGATGGCCGCCTTACCCCAGCCAGTGACGCTGACTGGGATACGGAATATAATGATTTGGTGATGGGCATTAAGATTGTGCCGGACGTCACGGCGGCGATTAATTGGGTGAACGCGCATACGACACATCATTCAGAGACCATCATTAGCCAAGACTCTGATAACATTGCGGCATTTATGAACCAAGTCGATGCGGCAGTGGTTTATCAAAACGCTTCTAGTCGCTTCACTGATGGGTTTGAATTTGGTTTTGGGGCAGAGATTGGGATTTCAACGCAGAAGTTACACGCACGGGGA